GTGGAGAAGTTTTCAGAGCAGACCACATTATTGAAGATGTAATTGGAGAAGATGTAGAAAGCCTTGAAAATGAAGAGCTTGACCAAATCGTTATTGACAACAACATCAAATGTCCTGACTGTGGTGGAGACTTATCAAACATCTGGAATTACAATTTAATGTTTAAAACTGAAATCGGTGCTAAAGGAGATAAAGTAGGTTATATGAGACCTGAAACAGCACAAGGAATCTTCATTTTATTCAAACGTTTAGAAAGATTTTTCAGAGGAAAACTCCCATTCGGAGCAGTTCAACTTGGTAAAGCATACAGAAATGAAATTTCACCAAGACAAGGAGTTATCAGACTTAGAGAATTCACACAAGCAGAAGCTGAAATCTTTTTAAACCCTGAAGACAAAACACATCCTAAATTCTCACAAATTGAAGATGTTGTATTACGTTTAAACTCCCAGGAAGTTCAAGAAAAAGACTTAGAACCTTTAGAAATCACAGCACGTGAAGCTCTTGACAGTGGAGTTGTAGCAAATGAAATGTTAATTTACCAATTATACTTAGCTCGTAAATTCTTAACTGAAATTGGTATTCCTGAAGACGTTTTAAGATTCAGACAACATTTAGCTGGTGAAATGGCTCACTATGCACTTGACTGCTGGGACGTTGAAGTAAAAACCGACAAATATGGTTGGGTTGAAATTATCGGAATTGCTGATAGAGGAGCATACGATTTAACATCTCACACAAACTCAAGTAACGATGAATTAACTGTATTTATGGAATACGATGAACCTAAAAAAGTTCAAAAAACCGTTGTTAAACCAAACTTATCCAAATTTGGACCAATCTTTAAAGGAGATTCTCCTAAAGTAAAACAAGCTATTGAAGATGCCGATGTTGAAGAAATTAAAGCAGCAATCGAAAATGACGGTAAATTCACTATCGAATTAGACAAAGTATACGAAGTACCTGAAGATTTACTTATCTTTGAAGAAGTTGAAGAAGAAATAACCGGTGAGAAAATCATTCCTCATGTTATCGAACCTTCATTTGGTATTGACCGTATTACCTATTCTGTTTTATTACACTCATTTACTGAAACAGAAGGTAAAGATTACTTCAAATTTGATAAATCCGTAGCTCCAGTTCAACTTGGAATTTTCCCTCTTGTTAACAAAGAAGGACCTCGTGAAGTTGCTCAGAAATTAGCAGATGATTTCAGAATGGCTGGATTTAAAGTTGAATATGATGCTAGCGGAACTATTGGAAAAAGATATGCTAGAGCAGATGAAATAGGTATTCCTCTTGCAATTACTGTTGATTTTGATACTCTTGAAGATAATCAAGTAACTGTAAGAGATAGAGATACTGAAGCTCAAGAAAGAATTCCAATAGATGAATTAGCAGATTACGTAGAAAAATATTATAAATGAGTTTAAACTCATTTATTTTTCATTTTAAAATTTTTATAAAGATTATTAGCCCATTTTATTGAATCACTATTTTTAGAAGTTAATAATCTGTTTTGATCAAAATAACCATCTTCCTTAAACAAACCAAGAATCATAAGTTCATTTGTAACAATCAGCAAAAATGTCTTTTCACTATCAAAAAAAGATAAGTTTTCAATTAGTGATTTTTCACCAAACACCCCTCGAAGACTATTTGGTACAATTGCACTTACCTGCTTATTTTGTTTAACCAATTCATTTAATTTATCTATAAATGAGTCATGATAAAATGGTAAAATGCATTTAACTTCATCTGCACTAGCTAATGACTCATCAATGAAATTATATATTCTATATGCATCAACACCATCTGATTCAACAAGGCGAGCATTTCCAAGAAGATATAACTCTGCAACAGACTGATTTGGAATCATATCAACAAGATGCTTATCTAAAATGTTAAAAAAATCATTTAGCAAATTAAGAAGATTTCCCAATTTTAAAACCTGTTCAACTTCAAGTTTAGTAGTGTTTGAGAGATAGTATTTATTATGTTCTCTATATACGTGGCCTTTTAGTTCTAAATTATGCAGATTACTGGATATTGAACTATAACTTAGAGATGTGATGCTGTTTAAGTCTTTCATGTTTAAAGGGCATTTGTACAGGGTTGCCAATATTTTTAATCGAATTATGGAGTTGGTCATGTATTTTACTTCTTCTGAAATTAATTCATAGCTTTCCAAATAGTTTTTATTGTCTTCCAAATTAATCACCAATCGAGTATTACTTACAACATTACTTTTTATTACAAAAAAATATAAAATCTATTGAAGTGAGAAAATATGAAAATGTGACTTTGCAAATAGCTTTTTTAAAAAAATAAAGTTATTTTTTTATATCTAGATAAGCATAAATAACAAAATAGTGAGTAAAAATGATTGATACACATATTCATGCAGATTCAAGAAGTGGTGAAGATTTTAGAGATATGTACCTTGCAGGAATAGATAGTGCAATTACTTGCAGTTACTATCCCTACAAAATAGATTCAGAACTTATTCTTTTAAATCATTTAAACAGAATTTTAGAGCTTGATACTAAAAGAGCATCAGAACACGGTTTAGATTTAAAAGTAGCTCTAGGAATCCATCCTACAAACTGTATAAAAAATCCTGAAATGATTTACGACAAATTATACGAGTGGGTTGAAAACAAACAGATTGTAGCTATTGGAGAAATTGGCCTTGAAGATTTAAGTGATATTGAAATTGAAACTTTTAAAAAGCAATTAGATATCGCAGACAAAACCAATTCAAAAGTTATTATCCATACTCCTAGAAAAAACAAAAAGGAAGTTTTAAAAGTAATTTTAGATATTGTTCCACAACACATTGACGAATCACAAGCAGTAATTGATCATATTAACCATGACGTAATTGAAGACGTTATAGATAGCAATTATATGCTTGGATTAACAGTTCAACCTCATAAACTTGATGTTAATGGAGCTATTGATATTTTGGACAATTATGGCTTTGACAGATTCTTTTTAAATAGTGATATGAGTAATAAACCTTCAGATCCACTTTCTGTTGCTAAAACTATTCGTGAATTAACAAGACTAGCTTATAACAAAAATGATATTGAAAAAATATCCCATAAAAACGCTGCAGATTACTTTAAAATTTAGATAATATGAAATATGTTAAAAACGTACCATTACCTGTTTCAGGTTTGATTCTTGCATTATTTTCCTTGGGGAATTTATTGCAGGACCAAAATCCTGATGTCAAATATTTATTTGGAACATTAGGAGCTATTCTTTTAGTATTATTAGTTCTTAAAATCATTAAATATCCTGATGATGTTAAAAATGATTTTAAAAATCCAGTAATAGCCAGTAGTTTTGGTACTTTTTCCATGAGTTTAATGCTTTTATCTACCTATACCATTGGATTTATACCAAGTATTTCATACACTATATGGATAATAGGATTGGCGTTGCATATTCTATTAATGATTTACTTTACATATCATTTTATCATACGTAATTTTAATATAAATGATGTTTACCCAACTTACTGGATCGTTTATGTTGGAATTACAATGGCTGCAATTACAGCACCATCATATGGACTTAAAGAAATAGGATTTATATTCTTTATTATTGGCTTTATTTCAATGCTTATTACAATGCCTGTGATGATTTATAGATATATCAAATATTCAGATGTTCCTGATGTAAATAAACCAACAATATGTATTTTTACAGCAATTATGAGCATATTAATTGTTGGATATGTAAATTCTACACCACAAATATCTATTGAATTCATAATAACATTATATTGCCTTGCATGTATATTTTACATATTTTCACTTTACAAATTAGTTGAATACAGAAATCTTGAGTTTTATCCAAGTTTTTCGGCATTTACATTTCCATTTGTAATAAGTGCAATTGCAACAAAATCAGTAATAAAATTAACACAAAATGCTTTGTTAATGCCAGTTGAGACAATGCAAACAGTAATAGCTATAATAGCTGTGTTTTATGTATTATCACAATACATTAATTTTTTAAAAAAAGAGTAAAAAAAGTAGATTTTAATCTACTTATCCTTTGTTAACTAACTTAACTTTTTCAGGAGCTAAAATAATTAAGTTTTTATCTTCAGTACGGGTAAGCAATAATGCCTGTGCACCGTGATTTTCTCTAATTTGTCTAATTTTTTCTCCAGCTAATTTAAAGTTAAGATCACTTTCTTTTTCAAGGAAGGATAAATCAACAATAACAGGATTTTTTTCTTCTATGATTTGATCAACCATATAATTGATATCATCAAGAGTCTTTGGTCTAATTAAAACAATTTCATAAAAAGACTGTTCTGGAGTAATTACATCATAATCATCAAATTCATCCTGAACAGGAACAGACCTAGGAGCTTGTTGTGGTTTAGGAGCATGTTCATATTGTACATTACCATTTTGTTGAGGTTGAGTTCTGGAATTTTTAACAGAATTAGTGATATCATTTATGAATTCAGAGAAACTGAAACTAGATTCATTCTCACTTCCTTCCACATCCTCATATCCTAAACTTCTTTTTAAAGTATCAATAAAGCTCATTTTAAACTACTCTCCTAAATATTCATATATAGCATCTAATAATTTATCAGCACCATTATTATAAACGTCTTCAGCAGGTAAGTTGTATTTGGATTCAAAGTCTTCTAAAGTCATATCAGAATCTGCATTTTTAAGGTTGATTGATAAACCAACAACTTTTGTAGGTTCAACAGCCTCAATAGCTCTAACTTCTTCTTCAATACCTCTAGGTTCTCTGTAAGGGTGGTTTGGTCTGTGTCCAACAATAACTGCATCAGGAGCACATCCGATTAAGATTCCTGCAGATAATCCTCTTGGGTGAGGATTTCCCATTTCAGTTAAACTGGATTGACCTTCAATAAAAATAATATCTGGTTGTTTTGTATCTTCAACATATTTGATTGCAGATAAAAGAGCTGCCGGAACGTCCATTGCAGATAAACTTCCAGCTCTAAAATTAAAATCAGTAGGTTCTTCAATACCCATTTCATCAGTAGATATAATTGCAGGAGTTAAACCTCTTTTCATACTTGCAATACCTAATGCTTTGGTGGTAGTTCTTTTACCACATTCCTGTGAAGTTCCTCCAACGAAAATTACAGGAGCTTTAGATTCATAAGAAATCTTTGGCAATACTTCACATGATTTTTCAGGAGCTACACCAGCTATTTTTTTAACTACGTCTAATCTAGGGCTGATATCCTTTATTACAACACCTTTTGAATCAGCAAATTTCTTTAAAGATAAGTTATCGGAAATAGATAATGATCTAAATGAAGTAATTACATTTAAACCTGCATCAATAGCTTGAACTGCATATTTTAAAGCAGCACCTTCAGCACCGATTGGAAGCATAATAACTAAAGATTTAGCGTCCTTAGCGCCTTCAAGACATTCTTCTAAACTACCTGCTACAATATATCCACAGTATTCAGTTCCTTGTTTATCAACATTATCGTCAATAAATCCTACTGCTTCCACACCTTCAAGATTGGAGAATTTTTCACCTCCACCACCACAGCCTACAACTATGAATGGGTTCAAATCTTGAATTTCTTTTACTGATTTTATTGAATACAAAAATTTCATCCCCTTACAACTTATAATTTATAACATTAATTATGAATTTATAATCATGATTTTTCAAAAAATAATTTTAAAAAAAACATTATATTATTAATTATAATTTTTCATATTAATAAATGTAAATGTTTTAGGGCATAAATTGTAATACTTTTTGGAGATTAAAAAAAATTAATTTTAAATATTTGTTGAAAATAACAACAACATTATTAATGAAAATAAAGATAAAAAAGAATAATTATCACAATTACAAATTATCTAGATAAAATTATACAAATAAAGGATATGTTTTAAATGAATGAAATGGAAATCAACGAAATGGTAATTAAATGTCCTGTTTGCTCTGTTGAAGGTGTGGCTAAGTCAATAATGAAGGAAATTGAAATACCTCACTTTGGAAAAGTTTTAGAAACAACCATTCAATGTCCAGAATGCGGATTTAAACACAGTGATGTAATAGCTCTAGAGCAAAATGATCCTGCTAAATATGTTATTGAAATTAATAAAAACAATTTGTCTGTTAGAGTTGTAAGGTCACAGTCTGCAACTGTTTCAATACCTGAAATTGGTGTTAAAGTTGAACCTGGTCCAAAATCTGAAGGATATGTAACAAATGTTGAAGGAATTCTCACCCGTTTTGAAGATGCTGTAGAAAAAGCTTTGAATTTATTTGATGATGATGCATCCCAAGAGAATGGTAAAAAAACTTTAAATGAAATCAGAGAACTTAAAAAAGGAAACGGAACTGCAACATTGATTATTTTAGATCCATTTGGTCAAAGTAACGTTGTAAGTGACAGTGTTGAAATTAGTGAAATTCCAGAAGAGGAATTAAATACTTTAAAAACAGGTTTTAGTCATATTGAAGAATAAATAAAGAAGAAGGATTATTCTTCTTCGTCTTCTTCATCAGTAGGTGCTGAGAAGCTGAAAGTATCTTCTTCTACAACATCTTTTAATTTTAATGTTTTTTGAACATCCATAGCTAATGCATTACAATCTGCTTTAATAGCTTCTAAATGTAATAAAATTCTTTCTTTTTCTTGATTAATCCTTTCGATGTTAGTGTAAGGGTAAGTAGATTCTTTAAGCATTTCGTATTCAATAGTGGTGTATGGGTAATCGTTTAATTGTTTACATACATTTTTTAAAACTTCACCTAAGAATTTGTTCATTTCTACTTTTACTCTTTCTCTAATCATTTTGTCATCGTCAAGGTTTTCTTTCATTAAACGGACAACTTCAGCTTTAGCGAAAGGTAATTTTTCGTCTTCTTCTTCAAATTCTTCAGAAACTTGTTCAATCATTTCTTCTTCAGACATAATTACACCTCATTGCATTTAATTAATAATATTGACTCATCTACTTTCTTTTTTAAAAAAATAACATTTTATCAATATGTAATATTATATTTATCACAAGTTTTATTTAAAGGTTTTGTTTAAATTAAAAAAATGAAGAACTATTTGAATATTTATTTGTCTAACTTATAAAATAATTAATCGTAAAATCAATAATTATGATACTTTCACAAATTTGAAAAACCGATTAAAAAAAATAATAAAAAGTAGCTTAAAAGCTACTTTAATTTTACCTTTTTTTAAAAATACCACAGCCACTAAAAATCATTGAAAACAATGCTGAAACAATCAACAAAGATATGACATTTGCAGTAGGATTTTTTTGAAGACCATTAACTGATTGTTTAATGTTTTTAACCTCAATAGTTTTCTTAGATAACTTATTAGCAATTTTTTTAACTATTTTAGATGAATCATTACTAATGATTTTAACTATTGCATCATCACGATTATTATCCTCATTACTATCAGGTGTGTCACTAACAATAGATGCAACATTTTTAAAGATTCCTTCATGAATAGCTCTAAATTCAATGTGTAATTGTTCTTTTTCACCAGATGCAAGCTTATTTAGTGACCAAACATTAGTAGAAGTATTAAATGTTCCATCAGATACACTAAATGATTTTAAACTTAATGATTGTGGAAATTCTTCAAATACTTTTACATTAAAAGCATCACTAGGTCCATTATTGCTTATTTTAATGTTATATGAAACAATTTCACCAAGTTTATATGTGTATTTTGAGACTGTTTTTGTAATTGACAAATCAGCAGCAGGATTTACATGTACCGTTGCATTATCATCATTATTAGACCAGTCAGGGTCTTTTTGATCACCGTAAGCTATTGCAGTATTTGTAATTATTCCTGTTTTGATGATTCTTGTTACAATTTCAAGGGTTTTTGATTCTCCAACATTTAAATCACCAATATACCAAATGCCATTAATGTAATCACCAGATGTGCTAACGATTTCAAGGGAATCTGGCAAAATATCTTCAACAATAACTCCAGTTGCATTGTTAAATCCATTGTTTGAAACAACTAATGTCCATTTTATCAAATCTTTATAGTTTGCTGTTGATACATTAGCTATTTTTACAATTGAGATGTCTGAAACTGGTAATGTATTAATTGATTCATTATCATAGTTATTTGACATATTAGTATCAAATTCATCGGCAATTGCATAAACATCATTGACAATGATTCCCAATTCATTTACAAAACAGCTAATGTTTAATACTTCACTTTCACCAGCATTTAAGTAATCTATACTCCAAATACCATTTTCATAAACTCCACGAGTTGAAACACATCCATAAAAGATTAAACCGTTTGGTAAAATATCATAAACTTTAATGTTAGTTGCCCTGTCAGGACCGTTGTTTGTGACTTTAATGGTCCAAATAATCATATCTCCAAAGTATGGATTTTTATCAGATACCTGTTTTAAAACTGAGATATCTGAAGTGGAGTTTACACAAATAGTTTCATTGTCAATGTTGTTATCAGGATTTGGATCGTAGGTATTTCCATAAATCTCTGCAATGTTAGTAATGGTTCCGGTTGTATTTACTTTACAAATTAGTTCTAAGGTTTGGGTTTCTTTATTTTCAAGACAACAAAATGCCCATATTCCCTCATCGTAAAATCCTTTGCTTGCAGTGTAGTTTACAAGAATTAAACCATTTGGAAGGATATCCTGAACGTAAGCTGCAGATACTTTGTCTGGACCCTTGTTGGATATTGTTATTGTCCATTTTATCAAATCACCATAGTTTACCTCAGTTGCATTAACTGTTTTTACAATAGCTAAATCACCAGATTTATTAATTAGAATTGTTTTATTTGCAATATTGTTAGCTGGATTAATATCTTTTTCAAGGCAGGTCACATTAGCAATGTTTGTTATGCTTCCAGTTCCGTTTACCCTAGTGATTATATTAAGTTCAACACGTTCATGATTTTTCATATCTCCAATATTCCAGATTCCTGTTTTAGAATCATACATTCCACAGGAATCATCACTAATCCAAATTAATGAATCCGGCAATATATCAGCTACTTTTACATCATGAGCAACATCAGGACCATGATTTGATACAATTAAATTCCATTCAACCAAATCTCCAAATTTAGGATTTGAAACATTTACATTTTTGATTACAGACAAATCAACAGTTTTAGGAACAATTATTTCTTTTTCATCATGGTTGTTGTCCAAATCAATATCAAACTCATTTCCAGTAACATTAGCTTTATTTACAATCTCACCTGTAGCATTTACTTTTGTTATAATATTTACAATTAAAGTTTCACCAACTTTAAGAGATCCTATTGTTAAAATACCAGTTTGTGGATTATATGCGCCGTTAGTGTCATCTGATATCCAGATTAATCCCTCAGGCAATACATCATTAACAATAACTCCTGTTGCATCATTAGGACCATTATTGGTAATGTTTAATGTCCAAATTACAAAATCACCATAATCTATTGTGTCGTCATTGCTTTGTTTTGAGAGTTTGTTGTCTGTTTTTGGAATTACATTAAATACAGTAGCATTTGTAATAGCTTTGTAGTAGTTATCCTCAAAATGCTTTGCAGTTACATAATATCTTCCAGGTTTTAGATTTTCCAAACTATCATAAACTTCACCAAGATAATTGGATTTTAATGTATTGTTATAAACAACAGTTCCATCTTCATACTGTATTGTCATTAAAACATCAATATCATATTCTCTGTCATCCTGATACAATTTTCCACTATCTGTTGCACCAAATACTGGATACTCACCGTCAATTTCAATTTTATCATTACTTGCTGCATTATAAATTGCATTTGAGACATTTAAATTGTCAAAATCTGCAATATTGTTTCCACCATAAATAATGGATTTAAAGTTTTCAACTTCACCATAATAAATATCATGAGCAAAAATCAACAATTTATAAACCCATGCCTGATTTTGATATAAAGTGTTGTTTACGAGTTTAAATTCAATTCCATTACTATCAAAGTAAATTGCACTACCATTTCTAGCTGTATTTAATTTAAAATTGTTATTACTTGCAAGTACTTTTGTACTGTTTACATAAATAGCTCCACCTAAACCATCATTTAGTTTACTTGCGTCAGGTAAAGCATTATTTTTTATAAAATCGGAATTTGAAATCACAACATCCATACCTTTAATAAACAATGCTCCTCCATTGATACTTGCATTATTGCCGTTAAATTGAGAATCTATAACTTTAACATTAGCAGCGTTAATATTAACTCCACCACCACATTGGGATGCATAATTATCCTCAAAAATTGAATCTTCAATCATTATATTAAAACCATCCAATTTAACTGCACCCCCTAAAGGAGCACTGTTTGATTTGAATATGCTTTTTGTAATGTTTAGATTCATATTATCCAAGTAATCTCTCATAATTGATACTGCACCACCAAATTCATTTGCAGTATTATTGATTAAAGTACAGTTATATAAATTTCCGGAAGCATGATATGTTAGAGCTCCACCCTGATCAGCACTATTGTTAATAAATATACAGTTATAATATGATGAACCGTTTCTAACACAGGCTGCACCGGCATGAGACAATCCATTAAGAGATGCTGCTTTATTATTTTTAAATACACAGCTTCTCACAACTCCGTATGAAACCGCAGTGTCCAAACCTATTTGAATTGCACCACCATAGCTGTCATTTTCACCTACAACATAATTTGAATCAAATATACAGTTTTCAATTAAAAACTGATGGCTGAATGCACCAACTGCACCGGCAGCCACAACAGCATTATTTTTTATGAAATTACAGTTTTTTATTGTAAGTCCCTGAGCTGTTGAGGCATCATAATATGTTTGTATTGCACCAGAAGTTTTACCTGCACGATTGTTTTCAAAAGAACAACCATCAAATGTGATGTATTTTGCTTTTATATAAACTGCTCCACCACTGCTTTTAGAATAACCATTAATAAATTTCAGATTCTTAAATTGGGAATTAGCACCCCCCTGTAAAACTTCAAAAATCCTTGTCATCTGTTTACCATCTAAAGTTGCCTTGGAAGATGAAGTAAAAATCAATCTTTTAGATAGTAACATTGTATCATTACCATTTGAGATGAATTTTCCTTCAAGAGTTATTGTATCTCCATCACTTGCCTTGTTTATTGTATCCTGAATATCTTTAAATGTACCTCCATTTAATGAATAAGATTTAGCTTGCAATATTTGATTTTCATGAGAATTTTCCAGTTTATCTTCCACATCTATGCCAAGTTCAATTTCATCACTCTGATTTACACAGGCAGCATATACCTGTTCACCATTAACACTCATTGAAGTGAACACCAAGCAAACAAGAATTAATGAAATGAAAAAAGGCTTGCTAATAGCTTTATTTTGAATTTTGTTTAACATTTTAACCTCACTCGAGGACATTAACGCTATCAATTAACAAAAGTTACCAATTAGCAATTAAACTTTTTATTTCGAGTCCTTCATTAAAAAGAACAAAGCTATTTTACTAAATTTAAAAAATATGACCTTAATTTATGCAGTCTATAAATTAACTACATTAGTAGAAGAATTTTTGATTAAATTTTCCACAATGTTAAAGGTCATTTTTCAATTTAATATAAAGAAATACTCTTTTTTAAATCAGTACAAAATTTAACTGAAAATAAAAGATAATCTCTTTAAATCCTCAAAAAGTCTATTAACCAGTAATTTATTTAAATTTTATGCAAAAAAGACATTAAAATTAATGCAATTAAAAAATAATTAAATTATAACGAAATTTAATATTATTAACATGAAAAAATATTTTATTAATAAAGTTGATAAATAAAGATATTAGTAACAGAGGATTGAAACAATGAAAAAACAAATCGCAATTATACTAATGATTCTGTTAATAAGTGCCCCGATAATACAGGGAGTAAGTGCATCAAAAACAGTATTTATTACCTCTGATAATATCGTGGACAAAGAAACAGATACAGATATGTTAAACTCTATTAAACAGTATATTGAAGAAATAAGTAATAGAGAAATTCAAGTAATCGTTGATAATCAAGCTCCTTCACCAGGAGAGGGCTGGAGATCAATAGCTGTAACAAGTGATGTAAGTATTAACATAGCTGCATCAGATGCTGCAAACTACATACAACTTGCATCTGCAGCAGCTACAGGAAGTAAACAGATTATTTTTATTAATATTGGAGATTACGACTTAGATAATCATTCTAACTTCTTAAGAAGAGCATGGGACGATAATTACTCAAATGAGTCTCTTGCAGGATTACGTGACCCAGGAACATTACTTATAAATTCCGGAATCCAATATATCCAACTTGCAAAAGATTATCCTCAAAATGTCGGCGATAACGGTATTTTAGAAAAATATGATGAGGATATGAACCGTGATATTGCACAAAGAATTGTAAATATGATTAACAATTACAATAACGAGACTCCAAAAGAACTAAGTGAGAAGTTAATTGTAACAAATAAGATATCGCCAAAAGGAATGGCAGATGCAAGTAAAATGCTTGTTGAAAGTGGTGATAAAGAAATGAAAGGACCATACGGTTCATATACAACTCCACAATTACTTTATCAAACCAGTTCTTATCTTAATGGAAATGGAATAGACATTCCTAAAAGCTACGAAGAACCAGAAGATCCACTTGGAGTTTCAGTCTTAACAAAAGACACATACAGTGTTTATGACTATTTCAAAATGGGTGGAATTGTTAAAAATTACATGGATGAAAATGGAAGAGCACCTGATTCAATCGAGTATGAAGGAGCACGTATAAGCTACTATGATTTAACATATAATTTTGCAAAAATTGTACAAAACCATACTGACACACAACACATGGGCTTTGAAAGTGAATACCACTTCGATAAAGTTAATGATTCAATATTATTACACTTATTACCATTTGTTTTAATATTTGTAGTACTAATCTTGGCATACCTATTTATGAAAAGAATTAGAATAATATAAAAAGGTGACAAAAAAATGAAAAGATACATCTCAGAATTAATCGGAA
This Methanobacteriaceae archaeon DNA region includes the following protein-coding sequences:
- the glyS gene encoding glycine--tRNA ligase — its product is MNHDKMSNISAKRGFLWPSFEIYSGVSGFTDYGPLGASLKNNIMQKWRKQYVSGEGFYEIEGPTVMPKEVLKASGHVDNFTDPMCKCESCGEVFRADHIIEDVIGEDVESLENEELDQIVIDNNIKCPDCGGDLSNIWNYNLMFKTEIGAKGDKVGYMRPETAQGIFILFKRLERFFRGKLPFGAVQLGKAYRNEISPRQGVIRLREFTQAEAEIFLNPEDKTHPKFSQIEDVVLRLNSQEVQEKDLEPLEITAREALDSGVVANEMLIYQLYLARKFLTEIGIPEDVLRFRQHLAGEMAHYALDCWDVEVKTDKYGWVEIIGIADRGAYDLTSHTNSSNDELTVFMEYDEPKKVQKTVVKPNLSKFGPIFKGDSPKVKQAIEDADVEEIKAAIENDGKFTIELDKVYEVPEDLLIFEEVEEEITGEKIIPHVIEPSFGIDRITYSVLLHSFTETEGKDYFKFDKSVAPVQLGIFPLVNKEGPREVAQKLADDFRMAGFKVEYDASGTIGKRYARADEIGIPLAITVDFDTLEDNQVTVRDRDTEAQERIPIDELADYVEKYYK
- a CDS encoding DUF1724 domain-containing protein, with protein sequence MINLEDNKNYLESYELISEEVKYMTNSIIRLKILATLYKCPLNMKDLNSITSLSYSSISSNLHNLELKGHVYREHNKYYLSNTTKLEVEQVLKLGNLLNLLNDFFNILDKHLVDMIPNQSVAELYLLGNARLVESDGVDAYRIYNFIDESLASADEVKCILPFYHDSFIDKLNELVKQNKQVSAIVPNSLRGVFGEKSLIENLSFFDSEKTFLLIVTNELMILGLFKEDGYFDQNRLLTSKNSDSIKWANNLYKNFKMKNK
- a CDS encoding TatD family hydrolase, with protein sequence MIDTHIHADSRSGEDFRDMYLAGIDSAITCSYYPYKIDSELILLNHLNRILELDTKRASEHGLDLKVALGIHPTNCIKNPEMIYDKLYEWVENKQIVAIGEIGLEDLSDIEIETFKKQLDIADKTNSKVIIHTPRKNKKEVLKVILDIVPQHIDESQAVIDHINHDVIEDVIDSNYMLGLTVQPHKLDVNGAIDILDNYGFDRFFLNSDMSNKPSDPLSVAKTIRELTRLAYNKNDIEKISHKNAADYFKI
- a CDS encoding TDT family transporter → MKYVKNVPLPVSGLILALFSLGNLLQDQNPDVKYLFGTLGAILLVLLVLKIIKYPDDVKNDFKNPVIASSFGTFSMSLMLLSTYTIGFIPSISYTIWIIGLALHILLMIYFTYHFIIRNFNINDVYPTYWIVYVGITMAAITAPSYGLKEIGFIFFIIGFISMLITMPVMIYRYIKYSDVPDVNKPTICIFTAIMSILIVGYVNSTPQISIEFIITLYCLACIFYIFSLYKLVEYRNLEFYPSFSAFTFPFVISAIATKSVIKLTQNALLMPVETMQTVIAIIAVFYVLSQYINFLKKE
- the sepF gene encoding cell division protein SepF, whose product is MSFIDTLKRSLGYEDVEGSENESSFSFSEFINDITNSVKNSRTQPQQNGNVQYEHAPKPQQAPRSVPVQDEFDDYDVITPEQSFYEIVLIRPKTLDDINYMVDQIIEEKNPVIVDLSFLEKESDLNFKLAGEKIRQIRENHGAQALLLTRTEDKNLIILAPEKVKLVNKG
- a CDS encoding DUF1611 domain-containing protein translates to MYSIKSVKEIQDLNPFIVVGCGGGGEKFSNLEGVEAVGFIDDNVDKQGTEYCGYIVAGSLEECLEGAKDAKSLVIMLPIGAEGAALKYAVQAIDAGLNVITSFRSLSISDNLSLKKFADSKGVVIKDISPRLDVVKKIAGVAPEKSCEVLPKISYESKAPVIFVGGTSQECGKRTTTKALGIASMKRGLTPAIISTDEMGIEEPTDFNFRAGSLSAMDVPAALLSAIKYVEDTKQPDIIFIEGQSSLTEMGNPHPRGLSAGILIGCAPDAVIVGHRPNHPYREPRGIEEEVRAIEAVEPTKVVGLSINLKNADSDMTLEDFESKYNLPAEDVYNNGADKLLDAIYEYLGE
- a CDS encoding ZPR1 zinc finger domain-containing protein, with product MNEMEINEMVIKCPVCSVEGVAKSIMKEIEIPHFGKVLETTIQCPECGFKHSDVIALEQNDPAKYVIEINKNNLSVRVVRSQSATVSIPEIGVKVEPGPKSEGYVTNVEGILTRFEDAVEKALNLFDDDASQENGKKTLNEIRELKKGNGTATLIILDPFGQSNVVSDSVEISEIPEEELNTLKTGFSHIEE
- a CDS encoding adhesin — protein: MKKQIAIILMILLISAPIIQGVSASKTVFITSDNIVDKETDTDMLNSIKQYIEEISNREIQVIVDNQAPSPGEGWRSIAVTSDVSINIAASDAANYIQLASAAATGSKQIIFINIGDYDLDNHSNFLRRAWDDNYSNESLAGLRDPGTLLINSGIQYIQLAKDYPQNVGDNGILEKYDEDMNRDIAQRIVNMINNYNNETPKELSEKLIVTNKISPKGMADASKMLVESGDKEMKGPYGSYTTPQLLYQTSSYLNGNGIDIPKSYEEPEDPLGVSVLTKDTYSVYDYFKMGGIVKNYMDENGRAPDSIEYEGARISYYDLTYNFAKIVQNHTDTQHMGFESEYHFDKVNDSILLHLLPFVLIFVVLILAYLFMKRIRII